The proteins below are encoded in one region of Spirochaeta isovalerica:
- a CDS encoding uracil phosphoribosyltransferase, whose protein sequence is MSNNIVLKAADLDGYLTDGDKENIKKMNTLYSSAIESYKQLSAGKTNPSLVKRETDKIIDLYDKMGTLMREVTASEKDIKVYSFEMPQPSHGEVSRLIAKLRDKRTAHDEFVYYVQRAFELLFNLAYGSGAAVSKNHLIVKTPVAQPVQNFAVHKIPDIDDTIKDSVMCVMLRGALLPSMIMSKEVQEYSSTGYVTPFALFKIKRDDSKMKENMEYVLDLDKSFFDLESLHGKDLIFADPMNATGGSLVTIVKYLLDQGVKPKSIKVFNVISALKGTLQIVRSIENITCYTLWMDPVLNDAAYILPGLGDAGDRLNGVDLDENPRNIIQLIADYGSNLASLYRSQVREIERTVLG, encoded by the coding sequence TTGAGTAATAATATTGTATTGAAAGCTGCGGACCTTGATGGTTATTTAACAGATGGTGATAAAGAAAATATAAAAAAGATGAATACATTGTATTCTTCAGCAATTGAATCATATAAGCAGCTTTCAGCAGGAAAAACAAACCCTTCGCTTGTTAAAAGAGAAACTGACAAAATAATAGATCTCTATGATAAGATGGGGACGCTGATGAGGGAAGTTACAGCTTCGGAAAAGGATATCAAGGTTTATTCTTTTGAGATGCCTCAACCTTCACACGGAGAGGTTTCCAGGCTTATCGCCAAGCTGCGCGATAAACGAACGGCACACGATGAGTTTGTCTATTATGTTCAAAGAGCTTTTGAACTTCTTTTTAATCTGGCCTATGGGAGCGGGGCTGCAGTCAGTAAGAATCATCTCATTGTGAAGACTCCCGTTGCCCAGCCGGTTCAGAATTTTGCTGTCCACAAAATCCCGGACATAGATGATACTATAAAGGATTCGGTGATGTGCGTCATGCTCAGAGGTGCTCTTCTACCTTCAATGATTATGTCCAAGGAAGTCCAGGAGTATTCATCTACCGGTTATGTGACGCCTTTTGCTCTGTTTAAGATAAAAAGAGATGATTCGAAGATGAAAGAGAATATGGAGTATGTACTCGATCTCGATAAGTCTTTTTTTGATCTTGAAAGTCTTCATGGAAAAGATCTTATTTTTGCAGATCCGATGAATGCAACCGGAGGGAGTCTGGTTACTATCGTAAAATATCTGTTGGATCAGGGAGTCAAACCCAAATCAATCAAGGTTTTTAATGTCATATCAGCGTTAAAAGGGACACTTCAGATTGTTCGTTCTATAGAAAATATTACGTGCTACACGTTGTGGATGGATCCTGTGTTGAATGATGCCGCTTACATTCTCCCCGGTCTCGGTGATGCGGGAGATAGGCTGAACGGAGTGGACCTTGACGAGAATCCCAGAAATATCATTCAGCTTATTGCTGATTACGGATCAAATCTAGCATCTCTTTATCGTTCCCAGGTGAGAGAAATTGAACGTACGGTCCTGGGTTAA
- a CDS encoding tetratricopeptide repeat protein, translating to MKKILLPFLAFLVFGCSSVPEEIASEYYNIGNAYFDVGDYDKAIEYYTKAQSEGHPYINKIRFNLAVAYTESGRVSQGLKLFESLLEQDPENLILLQSKAYSLYLMGDDDGAVEIYDQILNMFEYDATALLNKAKIIRDVRIDESIKLLEKLYQIEQDSDTAVLLGELYRENDQVVDFVRLYEEVILKEPANSSVLLGLAQHFSEEQLYFKAVEYYNRIADLKDYENLAEVLFRKAEIELCELDESKTGYDTLVLALDAGFSDKQRIKDLSEREELSDNIQLIEYLRVRGFL from the coding sequence TTGAAGAAAATACTGCTTCCTTTCCTCGCTTTTCTTGTTTTCGGGTGCAGCTCGGTACCTGAAGAAATAGCATCTGAGTATTATAATATCGGCAATGCGTATTTTGATGTCGGGGATTACGATAAAGCAATAGAATATTACACCAAAGCTCAATCTGAAGGGCATCCCTATATAAACAAAATAAGGTTCAACCTGGCAGTGGCCTATACTGAATCGGGTAGGGTTTCACAGGGATTAAAATTGTTTGAATCGCTGCTTGAACAGGATCCGGAGAATCTCATACTGCTTCAATCTAAAGCCTATTCTTTGTATCTCATGGGTGATGATGATGGCGCCGTTGAAATATATGATCAAATCCTGAATATGTTTGAGTATGATGCAACAGCATTATTGAACAAAGCGAAGATTATTAGAGATGTAAGGATTGATGAATCCATAAAGCTTCTGGAAAAACTGTATCAGATTGAACAGGATTCCGATACAGCTGTGCTATTAGGAGAGTTATACCGGGAAAATGATCAGGTGGTAGATTTTGTTCGACTGTATGAAGAAGTCATTTTGAAAGAACCTGCTAATTCTTCGGTATTATTGGGATTGGCTCAGCATTTTTCAGAAGAGCAGCTTTATTTCAAAGCTGTTGAGTATTACAACAGAATTGCAGATCTTAAAGATTATGAAAATTTAGCGGAAGTATTATTCAGGAAAGCTGAAATTGAGTTGTGTGAACTTGATGAATCAAAAACAGGATATGATACGCTTGTGTTAGCTCTTGATGCCGGATTTTCAGATAAGCAAAGAATTAAAGATCTTTCAGAAAGAGAGGAGCTGTCAGATAATATTCAGCTGATAGAGTATCTAAGGGTCAGAGGTTTTCTATAA